The Deinococcus carri genome contains a region encoding:
- a CDS encoding DHA2 family efflux MFS transporter permease subunit, translated as MTAPTPPGSPPQRIDYAQTLDMATKRVILFGVLLGLFLSALDQTIVATAMPRIAADLHGLNLYTWVTTAYLLTNTALVPIYGKLSDLYGRKPVLMFGIAVFLLGSALCGLSGEAFLGNLFGGGMMQLVVFRGLQGVGAAALGSVAFAIIADLFEPAERPRYQGLFGAVFGLSSVIGPLLGGFLTDNISWRWVFYVNLPLGLIALAFIATRMPRLASGLQAKVDWLGAFFILLFTVPLLLALTWGADHTYAWTSPTLLSMFGLSAAALVGFLFTESRHSSPILPLTLFRNPTFAWGAVARFLVGAGFLGAILFLSLYLVQVQGVSATKAGTATIPLTVGLIIGSIGAGQIASRIGRYKPLMLVGLVLAGLGFFSLSTLNADTPYSGVVLRMVLLGLGLGPALPLYTTALQLSVKPWEIGVATSAGQFFQQMGSTIGTAIFGAVLTAGLTSNLSTQFAAQAAAQQGTVATTLRSIGDRIRSNEGSSASQDRNATPQTPAQIRATFATLRRNVTQAIETGDRTAIAAIQKDPTLPAEAKRQLTNLPAGGVAAGVRAGFNQTYSAIAGAVNSGDPARLAAVAANPQLPAELRARLAQIPPQALQNPQARAGILAGIKQGLDAAAPAAAQQAQQQALSAALQGVNDGEQIALSSARATRVAFADTIASIYRYSILVAALAFLATLMMPNLRMPTRQEGERLAPAHVEV; from the coding sequence ATGACCGCACCGACCCCACCCGGCTCCCCACCCCAGCGCATCGACTACGCGCAGACGCTCGATATGGCCACCAAGCGCGTGATCCTGTTCGGCGTGCTGCTGGGCCTCTTTCTCAGTGCGCTGGATCAGACCATCGTCGCCACCGCCATGCCGCGCATCGCCGCCGACCTCCACGGCCTGAACCTGTACACCTGGGTCACGACCGCCTACCTGCTGACCAACACGGCGCTGGTGCCGATCTACGGCAAGCTCTCGGACCTGTACGGGCGCAAGCCGGTGCTGATGTTCGGCATCGCGGTCTTTCTGCTCGGCTCCGCGCTGTGCGGCCTGTCGGGGGAGGCCTTCCTGGGCAACCTCTTCGGCGGCGGCATGATGCAGCTCGTGGTGTTCCGGGGCCTTCAGGGCGTCGGGGCCGCCGCGCTCGGCTCGGTGGCGTTCGCGATCATCGCGGACCTGTTCGAACCCGCCGAGCGCCCCCGCTATCAGGGCCTGTTCGGGGCGGTGTTCGGCCTTAGTAGCGTGATCGGGCCACTGCTGGGCGGCTTCCTGACCGACAACATCAGCTGGCGCTGGGTGTTCTACGTGAACCTGCCGCTGGGGCTGATCGCGCTGGCCTTTATCGCCACGCGGATGCCCCGCCTCGCCAGTGGCCTTCAGGCGAAGGTGGACTGGCTGGGGGCCTTTTTTATCCTGCTGTTCACCGTGCCGCTGCTGCTCGCGCTGACCTGGGGCGCGGATCACACCTACGCCTGGACCAGCCCCACGCTGCTCTCGATGTTCGGCCTCAGCGCCGCCGCGCTGGTCGGCTTCCTGTTCACCGAGAGCCGCCACTCCAGCCCCATCCTGCCGCTGACCCTGTTTCGCAATCCGACCTTCGCCTGGGGGGCCGTGGCCCGCTTTCTGGTGGGCGCGGGCTTTCTGGGGGCCATCCTCTTTCTCAGTCTGTACCTCGTGCAGGTGCAGGGCGTCAGCGCCACCAAGGCCGGGACCGCCACCATTCCCCTCACCGTGGGCCTGATCATCGGCTCGATTGGGGCGGGGCAGATTGCCAGCCGCATCGGGCGCTACAAGCCGCTGATGCTGGTCGGGCTGGTCCTGGCCGGGCTGGGCTTTTTCAGCCTCAGCACCCTGAACGCCGACACGCCCTACAGCGGCGTGGTGCTGCGCATGGTGCTGCTGGGCCTGGGCCTGGGGCCGGCGCTGCCGCTGTACACCACCGCCCTGCAACTCTCGGTCAAACCCTGGGAAATCGGCGTGGCGACCAGTGCCGGACAGTTCTTTCAGCAGATGGGCAGCACCATAGGCACCGCGATTTTCGGCGCGGTCCTGACGGCGGGCCTGACCAGCAACCTCTCCACGCAGTTCGCCGCGCAGGCCGCCGCCCAGCAGGGCACGGTCGCCACCACCCTGCGGAGTATCGGGGACCGTATCCGCAGCAACGAGGGCAGCAGCGCGTCCCAGGACCGCAACGCCACGCCCCAGACGCCCGCGCAGATCCGCGCGACCTTTGCCACCCTGCGCCGCAATGTCACGCAGGCCATCGAGACGGGCGACCGCACGGCCATCGCGGCCATCCAGAAGGACCCCACTCTGCCCGCAGAGGCCAAACGGCAGCTCACGAACCTGCCCGCCGGGGGAGTGGCGGCGGGCGTAAGGGCCGGGTTCAACCAGACCTACAGCGCTATCGCCGGGGCCGTGAACAGCGGCGACCCCGCCCGCCTGGCTGCCGTTGCCGCCAATCCGCAACTGCCTGCCGAGCTGCGTGCCCGCCTGGCGCAGATTCCCCCGCAGGCCCTCCAGAACCCGCAGGCCCGTGCCGGGATTCTCGCGGGTATCAAGCAGGGGCTGGACGCCGCCGCCCCCGCCGCTGCGCAGCAGGCCCAGCAGCAGGCGCTGAGCGCGGCGCTTCAGGGCGTGAACGACGGCGAGCAGATTGCCCTGTCCAGCGCCCGCGCGACCCGGGTGGCCTTTGCCGACACCATCGCCAGCATCTACCGGTATTCCATCCTGGTGGCGGCGCTGGCCTTTCTCGCCACGCTGATGATGCCGAATCTCCGGATGCCCACCCGGCAGGAGGGAGAGCGGCTGGCCCCAGCGCACGTGGAGGTGTAG
- a CDS encoding DUF4388 domain-containing protein — protein MQGLLSDLPLMGILELVNTTRQTGVLDVKADVPYTVAFVGGEIVGGGILDWLGVDAIQASPMLPREGSFEFRPSTVTGSPLAPYGHFTTDWARASDEWEQLCALIGSPSRVFRGQVPLFDSEEGRSVRAAARQAELPLFEVAQVLANAVRQGQVEPTGRYAWHTLRLRSGTTRSTPSPVAAALNGERNLGEVIASGLDEWTVRDYLLSEIRAGLRFPGSGWVLRDLIWEQKHLRRNEA, from the coding sequence ATGCAGGGACTCCTTTCCGACCTGCCCCTGATGGGGATCCTGGAACTGGTCAACACGACCCGTCAGACCGGCGTACTCGACGTGAAGGCGGACGTGCCGTACACGGTCGCCTTTGTGGGCGGCGAGATAGTCGGCGGCGGCATTCTCGACTGGCTGGGCGTGGACGCCATCCAGGCCAGCCCGATGCTGCCGCGCGAGGGCAGTTTCGAGTTCCGGCCCAGCACGGTGACCGGCTCGCCCCTGGCCCCCTACGGCCACTTCACGACCGACTGGGCGCGCGCCTCGGACGAGTGGGAACAGCTGTGCGCCCTGATCGGCAGTCCCAGCCGCGTCTTCCGGGGCCAGGTGCCGCTGTTCGACAGCGAGGAGGGCCGCAGCGTGCGTGCCGCCGCCCGCCAGGCCGAGCTGCCGCTGTTCGAGGTCGCGCAGGTGCTGGCGAATGCCGTGCGGCAGGGCCAGGTCGAGCCGACCGGGCGCTACGCCTGGCACACCCTGCGCCTGCGCTCCGGCACCACCCGCAGCACGCCTTCCCCGGTCGCCGCCGCCCTGAACGGCGAGCGCAACCTGGGCGAGGTGATCGCCAGCGGCCTGGACGAGTGGACCGTGCGCGACTACCTGCTGAGCGAGATTCGCGCCGGGCTGCGTTTTCCCGGGAGCGGCTGGGTGCTGCGCGACCTGATCTGGGAACAGAAGCACCTGCGCCGGAACGAGGCCTGA